A region of Moorena producens PAL-8-15-08-1 DNA encodes the following proteins:
- a CDS encoding acetyltransferase codes for MSEIQEAKPSPAEIEEVITELEKYRERLVNDVMKMAQKVKLPKKAAMEHIKNHPEIIKIDAALENLRP; via the coding sequence ATGTCTGAAATTCAAGAAGCCAAGCCATCACCGGCAGAAATTGAGGAAGTTATTACTGAACTAGAGAAATATCGCGAAAGACTCGTTAATGATGTGATGAAAATGGCCCAGAAGGTTAAATTGCCCAAAAAAGCGGCCATGGAGCATATCAAAAACCACCCAGAAATTATTAAGATCGACGCTGCTCTGGAAAATCTCCGCCCCTAG
- a CDS encoding pentapeptide repeat-containing protein, with amino-acid sequence MIQTRLSDRTNNQAMDILKRFQAGDYISDANLEGIDWSQGDLYQVNLSGANLQKANLSQATLTGANLSQAILREANLRGADLRGADLTGADLTGADLEGAYVNRADLRKANLTMANLNETNLQVALYDRETNWPEGFRYKSSGAVGPGANLNGAFLNTANLRGVDLQGIRVIGGYLSGADLTGANLQDAALSGSNLRKALLTGACLRNARMSGVELEGADLRGADLTGADLNHVQNIAGADFTMAQGISEATRSMLLNQPYKDLDTWNPYTRSNTRESLGASHES; translated from the coding sequence ATGATTCAAACTCGGTTAAGCGATCGCACTAACAACCAAGCTATGGATATCTTAAAACGGTTCCAAGCCGGAGACTATATTTCTGATGCTAATCTTGAGGGCATCGATTGGAGTCAGGGAGACTTGTACCAGGTTAACCTCAGTGGTGCTAACCTACAGAAAGCTAATTTGAGCCAAGCTACTCTGACTGGGGCTAATCTTAGTCAGGCAATTTTGCGGGAAGCGAATCTCAGGGGAGCTGATCTCAGGGGAGCTGATCTCACTGGCGCTGACCTGACTGGCGCTGATTTGGAAGGGGCTTATGTAAACCGGGCAGATTTAAGGAAGGCTAATTTGACCATGGCTAACTTAAATGAAACCAACCTACAAGTAGCCCTGTATGACCGGGAAACCAATTGGCCAGAAGGATTTCGCTACAAAAGTTCTGGGGCTGTTGGGCCTGGTGCTAATCTCAATGGTGCTTTTCTCAATACCGCTAATCTCAGGGGAGTTGACTTACAAGGGATTAGAGTAATAGGAGGTTATCTAAGCGGAGCGGATTTAACTGGTGCTAATTTGCAGGATGCTGCTTTGAGTGGATCCAACTTACGGAAGGCTTTGCTGACCGGGGCTTGCTTGCGCAATGCCCGTATGAGTGGAGTGGAGCTGGAGGGAGCGGATTTGCGAGGAGCCGACCTGACTGGAGCAGATTTAAACCATGTACAAAATATTGCTGGGGCTGACTTTACCATGGCTCAAGGCATCAGTGAAGCTACCCGTTCCATGCTTTTGAATCAACCATATAAAGATCTAGACACCTGGAATCCCTATACTCGCAGCAATACTCGGGAAAGTTTAGGAGCCAGTCATGAGAGTTGA
- a CDS encoding phycobiliprotein lyase: MRLKPPMTMMDFFRKSEGKWFTQRTVHHFDNAADESGESNLIVQVIEKDNPKVKAVCDLQKIDPSQAMGGASFMWQINLDDREPSSKYAAILIDVPDDETKLSGKLIRDQGYVESIPVVSRYWFGKDGILTIDTNYQNNQGQERCWFVTDDFRVRVSTVRMMNGVNLMTYCSERRCVSREMLEQMIETNRARAMAAQ; the protein is encoded by the coding sequence ATGCGACTCAAGCCACCCATGACCATGATGGACTTCTTTCGTAAAAGCGAGGGCAAGTGGTTTACTCAACGCACAGTTCATCACTTCGATAACGCTGCCGATGAATCGGGGGAATCCAATCTGATTGTTCAAGTTATTGAAAAAGATAACCCTAAAGTCAAAGCCGTGTGTGACCTCCAAAAGATTGACCCGAGCCAGGCGATGGGGGGAGCGAGCTTTATGTGGCAAATCAATTTAGATGACCGGGAACCAAGTTCAAAATATGCCGCAATTCTAATTGATGTTCCAGATGATGAAACTAAGCTTAGTGGTAAATTGATTCGAGACCAGGGCTATGTGGAAAGTATTCCGGTAGTGAGTCGGTATTGGTTTGGCAAAGACGGCATCCTCACCATTGATACCAATTACCAGAATAATCAGGGTCAAGAACGTTGTTGGTTTGTCACCGATGATTTTCGTGTCCGAGTCAGCACTGTGCGCATGATGAATGGCGTCAATCTCATGACCTATTGCTCTGAACGCCGCTGTGTTTCTAGGGAAATGCTAGAGCAAATGATTGAAACTAATCGCGCTAGAGCTATGGCGGCGCAATAA
- a CDS encoding filamentous hemagglutinin N-terminal domain-containing protein has protein sequence MKIVRSLVIFAGITLSGYYGITHSVNPAVAQIVPDQTLGDNQTLVKPNVEVKGLPADLIEGGVTRGDNLFHSFSDFNVRDLQRVYFANPAGINTILSRVTGSNISKIFGTLGVDGAANLFLLNPNGIVFGANSQLDVAGSFVGSTANSIVFGNGTEFSATNPEEPPLLTINITPGLQYGQNPPQPIVNAGNLAVGQGQNVTLVGGSVISTGDILAPGGEIKILAVPRQTLVQLGQAGQILTVSTPTVPLTPSDPASVTEFLSSLNHDTGVTVSSDGQVILTDSGTQVPLTPGTVIISGDLSAANLSPGQTGGKVTVLGDQVGLFEAQLNGGSNVTITAGTTGNQEGNITADGFDITKTTPGEVTLSLQAANDISLKNVDIKASSGLLNLFLEADSDNSGSGDVELMNGEIDTGGGAVTITAAGAIALERIGINSDTEGQRNAGDITITAGSLLLENKSDLDSNTKGNSSGNAGNITITADSVVFTNNSGLGTNTRDNSTGDAGEITITAGSLLIENQSGLGSETRGNSSGNGGKITINADSVVFTNNSGLGTNTRDNSTGDAGEITITAGSVLFENQGGIGSDTQDNSSGNGGTITITADSLVLREQSGLGTNTRDNSTGDAGEIKIKADSLSIANNSGLGSIASDGSSGNAGSITIDVGTLSLDNESAIGQSGIPPNVDVIDAEESNNAGKITIIADNISITNKSIIDSNSNNSDQGGDISITVTDLLLLRNESKIFAYSGDPNSDIQTEGNAGDITITAGSISLEDDSDIESNTRGNSSGDAGKITITADSVEFTGKTGKSGIGTNTQDNSTGNAGEITITASSVLFKGKDSGLGSDTKDHSSGNGGTITITADSLVFRNQSGIGTNTRDHSTGNAGEIIITAGSVLFENQTGLGSDTKDRSSGNGGTITITADSLVFRNQSGLGTNTTDHSTGNAGEIIITAGSVLFENQTGLGSETQKNSSGDAGKITITADSLVLRGGSSIGTRTIDNSTGDAGTITINADSISLENNSNISAQTFSGDGGNIILTLQDLLILRDGSQISTSAGTEDQPGNGGKITITADFILAVLEENSDITANAFDGMGGNITLTAQGIFGFNFPDQLTNLSDITASSERGVDGNITINILGVNPSQGLVELPTTVVDASKLIAARCADNVKVASDDSKGDEFIITGRGGLPPSPLDPIIRQTVIADWVTIDNSATTNYQSQLTPAAREESVPKRPKRRIVEAQGWLIGPDGTVILTAFPTTPDTWANSSLKSPSCEDLRRISNGS, from the coding sequence ATGAAAATAGTGCGATCGCTAGTAATTTTTGCTGGGATAACTCTGAGTGGATACTATGGGATTACTCATTCAGTAAATCCCGCTGTGGCTCAGATTGTTCCGGATCAGACCTTGGGGGATAATCAAACTCTAGTTAAACCAAATGTAGAGGTCAAAGGACTTCCCGCTGACTTGATTGAAGGTGGAGTAACCAGAGGGGATAACCTATTCCATAGCTTTTCTGATTTTAATGTTAGGGACTTGCAGCGGGTTTACTTTGCCAATCCCGCTGGCATCAATACTATTCTCAGCCGGGTAACCGGTAGTAACATCTCCAAGATCTTCGGCACCCTAGGAGTAGATGGTGCCGCGAACTTGTTTTTGCTCAATCCTAATGGTATTGTTTTCGGAGCCAATTCCCAATTAGATGTAGCCGGTTCCTTTGTTGGAAGTACCGCTAATAGTATAGTTTTTGGCAATGGCACCGAGTTTAGTGCTACCAATCCCGAAGAGCCGCCCCTTTTAACCATTAACATTACTCCCGGATTGCAGTATGGCCAGAATCCGCCTCAGCCGATCGTAAATGCTGGCAATTTAGCTGTGGGACAGGGACAGAATGTCACCTTAGTCGGCGGGAGTGTGATTAGCACTGGGGATATCCTAGCACCAGGGGGTGAGATTAAGATATTAGCGGTTCCTCGTCAAACGTTAGTGCAGTTGGGGCAAGCTGGACAGATTTTGACAGTATCTACCCCAACGGTGCCATTAACACCATCCGATCCGGCCTCTGTCACAGAATTTTTGAGTAGTTTGAACCATGATACCGGCGTAACAGTTTCCAGTGACGGTCAGGTAATACTTACCGATTCCGGTACCCAAGTGCCACTTACTCCAGGAACCGTGATTATCTCTGGTGACCTAAGCGCTGCCAATTTATCTCCAGGACAAACTGGTGGCAAAGTAACGGTATTAGGGGATCAAGTGGGCTTGTTTGAAGCTCAACTCAATGGTGGCAGCAATGTCACTATCACTGCTGGAACCACAGGCAATCAGGAAGGAAATATCACTGCAGATGGCTTTGACATTACCAAAACCACACCAGGGGAAGTCACTCTAAGTTTGCAAGCGGCCAATGATATTAGTCTCAAAAATGTTGATATCAAAGCCAGCAGTGGTTTGCTCAATCTATTCCTGGAAGCGGATAGTGATAACTCCGGTAGTGGTGATGTGGAATTGATGAATGGGGAAATTGATACTGGTGGAGGAGCAGTCACCATTACTGCGGCTGGTGCGATCGCATTGGAACGTATCGGAATCAATAGTGATACCGAAGGCCAGCGCAATGCTGGAGATATAACCATCACAGCTGGTTCTCTATTGTTGGAAAACAAGAGTGATCTTGATAGCAATACTAAAGGCAATAGCAGTGGGAATGCTGGAAACATTACTATTACTGCTGACTCAGTTGTGTTCACAAACAACAGTGGTCTTGGTACCAACACTAGAGATAACAGTACTGGCGATGCTGGAGAGATCACCATCACAGCGGGTTCTCTATTGATTGAAAATCAAAGTGGTCTTGGCAGCGAGACTAGAGGCAATAGCAGTGGGAATGGTGGAAAAATAACAATTAATGCTGACTCAGTTGTGTTCACAAACAACAGTGGTCTTGGTACCAACACTAGAGATAACAGTACTGGCGATGCTGGAGAGATAACCATCACAGCTGGTTCTGTATTGTTTGAAAATCAAGGTGGTATTGGCAGCGATACTCAAGACAATAGCAGTGGGAATGGTGGAACAATAACCATTACTGCTGACTCACTTGTGTTGAGAGAACAAAGTGGTCTTGGTACCAACACTAGAGATAACAGTACTGGCGATGCTGGAGAAATCAAGATCAAAGCTGACTCCCTTTCTATTGCTAATAACAGTGGTTTGGGCAGTATAGCATCAGATGGGAGTAGCGGGAATGCTGGATCAATTACTATCGACGTTGGCACTCTTTCACTTGACAACGAAAGTGCCATCGGTCAAAGTGGAATTCCTCCCAATGTTGATGTTATTGATGCTGAGGAAAGCAATAACGCTGGAAAAATCACTATTATCGCTGACAATATTTCAATAACTAACAAAAGTATTATTGATAGCAATTCCAACAATAGTGATCAGGGTGGAGACATCTCTATCACCGTTACTGACTTGCTTTTGCTCAGGAATGAAAGTAAAATTTTCGCCTATAGCGGTGATCCAAATAGTGATATTCAAACTGAGGGCAATGCTGGAGATATAACAATCACAGCTGGTTCCATATCGTTGGAAGATGACAGTGATATTGAGAGCAATACTAGAGGCAATAGCAGTGGGGATGCTGGAAAAATCACCATTACTGCTGACTCAGTAGAGTTCACAGGAAAAACAGGAAAAAGTGGTATTGGTACCAATACTCAAGATAACAGTACTGGCAATGCTGGAGAGATCACCATCACCGCCAGTTCTGTATTGTTTAAAGGCAAAGACAGTGGTCTTGGTAGCGATACTAAAGACCATAGCAGTGGGAATGGTGGAACAATAACTATTACTGCTGACTCACTTGTTTTCAGAAATCAAAGTGGTATTGGTACCAACACTAGAGATCACAGTACTGGCAATGCTGGAGAGATCATAATCACAGCTGGTTCTGTATTGTTTGAAAATCAAACTGGTCTTGGCAGTGATACTAAAGACCGTAGCAGTGGGAATGGTGGAACAATAACCATTACTGCTGACTCACTTGTGTTCAGAAATCAAAGTGGTCTTGGTACCAACACTACCGATCACAGTACTGGCAATGCTGGAGAGATCATAATCACAGCTGGTTCTGTATTGTTTGAAAATCAAACTGGTCTTGGCAGCGAGACTCAAAAAAATAGCAGTGGAGATGCTGGAAAAATAACAATTACTGCTGACTCACTTGTGCTCAGAGGAGGCAGTAGTATTGGTACCAGAACGATTGATAACAGTACTGGCGATGCTGGAACAATAACAATTAATGCTGACTCCATCTCCCTAGAAAACAATAGTAATATCTCTGCTCAAACCTTTAGCGGAGATGGTGGCAATATTATTCTCACGCTACAGGATTTATTAATATTGCGCGATGGGAGTCAAATCAGTACCAGCGCTGGTACCGAAGATCAACCAGGTAATGGTGGCAAGATCACCATTACTGCTGATTTCATTCTTGCCGTCCTGGAAGAAAATAGCGACATTACCGCTAATGCCTTTGATGGCATGGGTGGTAATATTACACTTACCGCTCAAGGCATCTTTGGCTTCAACTTTCCGGATCAACTAACCAACTTGAGTGATATCACCGCCAGTTCTGAGCGTGGTGTAGACGGTAACATAACAATCAACATCCTTGGGGTTAATCCATCTCAGGGTTTAGTAGAACTCCCAACTACTGTAGTTGACGCCTCTAAACTGATTGCGGCTAGGTGTGCTGACAATGTCAAAGTGGCATCGGATGATTCCAAAGGGGATGAATTCATTATTACTGGACGGGGTGGCTTGCCTCCGAGTCCCCTTGACCCGATCATCCGCCAGACCGTCATAGCAGATTGGGTGACCATAGATAACTCGGCCACCACAAATTATCAGAGTCAACTAACTCCCGCTGCTAGGGAGGAGTCGGTTCCCAAGCGTCCAAAGCGGCGGATTGTGGAAGCTCAGGGTTGGCTGATTGGCCCTGATGGTACTGTTATTCTCACCGCTTTCCCTACTACCCCCGATACCTGGGCTAATTCTTCCCTTAAATCCCCTTCTTGCGAGGATCTTAGGAGAATTAGTAATGGATCTTAG
- a CDS encoding NblA/ycf18 family protein, translated as METPGKLSLEQQFQMKIYQDQVKLLSQEEAQSYLLEVLRQMMVKENLFRHLLKNA; from the coding sequence ATGGAAACGCCTGGAAAGCTAAGTTTGGAGCAACAGTTCCAGATGAAAATCTACCAAGACCAAGTCAAGCTCTTGAGCCAGGAGGAGGCTCAGTCCTATCTCTTGGAAGTTTTGCGTCAAATGATGGTTAAAGAGAACCTATTCCGCCATCTACTCAAAAACGCTTAA
- a CDS encoding phycobiliprotein lyase, giving the protein MDAMKFFQLSAGNWRSQRTTHHLAFRQAEKGELDINVATLEADHPKVIELCELHKINPSLAAGGALVSWQGTMAWDQSDDGHKDSTVMVVVPDADSPRQGKLLREKGYAETMPVAGLYQMDAQDGLVLITEYETMSAHERFSFITPSRRMRTSIVKRFGGFSSASFCIETRIESNLENGSNTGANIETSIGVTSQQQQNVLAPEEYYSILGW; this is encoded by the coding sequence ATTGATGCGATGAAATTTTTCCAGCTCAGTGCTGGCAACTGGCGATCGCAACGCACGACCCACCACCTAGCCTTCCGACAAGCAGAGAAGGGAGAGTTGGACATCAATGTAGCCACCTTAGAGGCTGATCATCCCAAAGTTATTGAGCTGTGTGAGCTTCATAAGATTAACCCGAGTTTGGCAGCAGGTGGAGCGTTGGTCAGTTGGCAGGGCACAATGGCTTGGGATCAGAGTGATGACGGTCACAAAGACTCGACCGTGATGGTGGTGGTTCCAGATGCCGACTCTCCTAGACAGGGGAAGTTATTGCGGGAAAAAGGTTACGCTGAAACCATGCCAGTGGCTGGTCTTTATCAGATGGATGCTCAAGATGGGCTAGTGCTGATTACTGAATATGAAACCATGAGTGCTCATGAGCGTTTCTCCTTTATCACTCCATCTCGGCGGATGCGGACCAGTATAGTCAAACGTTTTGGTGGATTTAGCAGCGCATCATTTTGTATCGAAACCCGCATTGAATCTAATCTAGAGAATGGGTCTAATACTGGCGCTAATATTGAGACTAGTATTGGCGTGACATCTCAACAACAACAAAATGTCTTGGCACCGGAAGAGTATTATTCAATCTTGGGCTGGTGA
- a CDS encoding phycobilisome rod-core linker polypeptide, whose protein sequence is MAIPLLGYAPVTQNARIDGYEIPGEEQPRIYSTENLLSPGDMDALIEAAYRQIFFHAFASDREPFLESQLRFGQLTVRDFIRGLLLSETFKTSFYDKNSNYRVVEQCVQRVLGRDIYGEREKLAWSIIIATKGIQGFVDQLLDSEEYMENFGYNTVPYQRRRVLPGRPQGETPFNIKSPRYNEYYRAVLGFPQIIWQNQVRSYVPQDKKPKEGDPSLYMGMARDLSPQGNPIPRVSATNIDYESLVPYRSQNKELAQAKS, encoded by the coding sequence GTGGCTATTCCTTTACTAGGCTACGCCCCTGTGACGCAGAATGCGCGCATAGATGGGTATGAGATACCAGGAGAAGAGCAACCCAGAATTTATTCCACTGAAAACTTGCTCTCCCCCGGAGACATGGATGCCCTCATCGAGGCAGCATACCGTCAGATTTTCTTCCATGCCTTTGCTTCCGATCGTGAACCGTTCCTGGAGTCCCAACTCCGCTTCGGTCAGCTCACAGTGCGGGACTTTATTCGTGGATTGTTGCTTTCTGAAACTTTCAAAACCAGCTTCTATGACAAAAACAGCAACTATCGCGTTGTAGAGCAGTGCGTGCAGCGGGTGCTTGGACGTGATATCTATGGCGAAAGGGAAAAATTAGCCTGGTCAATTATAATTGCGACAAAGGGTATCCAAGGCTTCGTCGATCAACTGCTCGACAGCGAAGAGTACATGGAGAATTTTGGGTACAACACCGTCCCCTATCAACGGCGTCGAGTGCTTCCCGGTCGCCCTCAGGGTGAAACACCATTCAACATCAAATCTCCACGTTACAACGAATACTACCGTGCAGTACTGGGCTTCCCACAAATCATTTGGCAGAACCAGGTGCGCAGTTACGTGCCACAAGACAAGAAGCCGAAGGAAGGGGATCCGTCTTTGTATATGGGCATGGCACGGGATTTGTCTCCCCAAGGCAACCCTATCCCACGAGTGTCAGCTACAAACATCGATTACGAATCCTTAGTGCCATATCGGTCTCAGAACAAGGAACTAGCTCAAGCGAAGTCGTAG
- a CDS encoding RluA family pseudouridine synthase, translating into MTPQLSIKFLQVQESSKSTASTPSYRLDSYIAQQTPDLSRSRIQKLIEQGNVQVNDHVCISKKAKVQLGDRISLSIPDPKPLELQPEVIPLDILYEDDVLIIINKPAGLVVHPAPGHESGTLVNALLAHCPKLTGIGGVQRPGIVHRLDKDTTGAIAIAKTDQAHGHLQAQLQAKTAQRQYLGIVYGAPSAESGTINQPIGRHPVDRKKMAVVPVEKGGRPAITHWQVRERLGNYTLIHFQLETGRTHQIRVHSSYIGHPIVGDPVYSSGRSVGVNLPGQALHAWRLQLQHPVFGEWIEFVAPPPLALIKLLDVLRLRLS; encoded by the coding sequence ATGACCCCTCAGCTTTCTATCAAATTCTTGCAAGTTCAGGAAAGTAGCAAGTCTACTGCTTCAACCCCCAGTTATCGCCTTGACAGCTATATTGCTCAACAAACACCTGACTTGTCTCGCTCTCGTATCCAGAAGCTGATTGAACAAGGCAACGTGCAAGTGAATGATCACGTGTGCATCTCAAAAAAAGCTAAAGTTCAGCTAGGGGATCGCATCTCCCTAAGCATTCCTGACCCCAAACCTCTGGAATTACAACCGGAAGTCATCCCCTTAGACATTCTTTATGAAGATGACGTTCTGATTATTATCAATAAACCGGCTGGTTTGGTAGTTCATCCTGCACCTGGTCATGAGAGTGGTACTCTTGTCAATGCCCTTTTAGCCCACTGTCCTAAACTGACAGGTATTGGTGGTGTTCAGCGTCCAGGCATTGTCCACCGCTTGGATAAGGATACAACTGGTGCAATTGCGATCGCAAAAACCGACCAGGCTCATGGACATCTACAAGCCCAACTCCAAGCCAAAACTGCTCAAAGACAATATTTAGGTATAGTCTATGGTGCTCCCTCTGCTGAGTCTGGCACCATTAACCAACCGATTGGACGGCATCCTGTAGACCGCAAGAAAATGGCTGTCGTGCCAGTAGAAAAAGGGGGACGCCCAGCTATTACCCATTGGCAAGTCCGAGAACGACTGGGCAACTATACCCTGATCCATTTCCAATTAGAAACTGGTCGCACCCACCAAATTCGTGTCCACAGTAGCTATATTGGTCATCCCATTGTTGGAGACCCCGTTTATAGCAGTGGTCGTTCTGTCGGTGTTAATCTACCGGGTCAAGCACTTCACGCTTGGCGACTACAACTACAGCATCCGGTTTTTGGGGAGTGGATTGAGTTTGTTGCCCCTCCCCCCCTAGCTTTAATCAAACTCTTAGACGTACTACGACTTCGCTTGAGCTAG